The Ignicoccus hospitalis KIN4/I genome includes the window GACCCACCTTCGCGTCCGGCGACTTCTCGGCGAGGACTATGACGTCCACCATCTCGTTGGCCATATCGAGGAGCACTATATAATCCTTCAAGACCAGTCCGACGGAAGTGGCCACTGCCCTTATCATCTCGTCGAGCACCACGTCGGCTATCATAAATATCACCTTCCCTTCCATGCTGACGGCGAGGATCACGGGCTGGGGATACCTCTCCTCCTTCAGGACCTTCATTACGTACTGCCACAACATCTTGGCGGCTCCGTGTATGGATATTGAGATGGTCTTTTTCTTCTCCAACCTAAACTTGAATACCCAGAGTCCCGTGTCTTCGTCCTTCTCCTTGACGAAGTCTATTATATCGAACGGCGCGTTGTTGGAAATTTCTGCCAAGTTCCACTTTATCTTCTCGTATATTTCCTCTATTAGGTCCCTCTTGGTAGACTTCTCCTCTTCCCGCTGGACCTCCTCCGCTTTCGGCAGCTTGAGCGAGAGGATTTGGGAAAGCTTGTCTGCCTTTATCAAGACTAAGTACAACGCGTTTTCGTCGACGTTCTCGATATTCTCCTTGTTAACTATAATCATGACGGGCTCGTCCTCCTCCAAGGGGATTATTCGGACCTCCTCCGCGAGCTCCACCAAGCCTAGGAGCTCCGACCCCCTAACCACTCCGAACACGTGTTTCAAGGCGATCACCCTCGGCACGCTCGTGTCTCTTCATCCCAGCGCGGTTAGCTCGGAAGCCCTCCTCACTGCGACCCTCCTTGAGAGGTGGAGGTTTTTCCTAATTATGAACTCTAGCGCGCGGGCCTTGGCCCCCCGCGGGGGCTTGGTGGCCACGGGCTCCGGCTTGAAGGGGCACTGGACCGCGCTCCCCGCTTGGGCCAAGGGGTCCTCCACCCCCAAGTCCTCCTTGTCCGACCCGAACAAGGGCCGGAGGACCTTAACGCCTCGGGAGACGAAGGCGGCGTTCTGGAGGGTCTGGGAGGCCACTTGCCCCAGAGAGTCCCCCATTATCGGGACCCCGTGCTGGGAGGCCCTCAAAACCATGCCCCTCTTGCAAGCCAGACAGAGGTACTCGCCCATTTGGTGCTTGGCCAGCTCGGCGCTCACCGCCTTCAAGAACGGCCTGTGGTCGTACAGCACCACCTCCGGGTCGAGCGCGCTCAAGGCTCTCAGTGCGAGCAAGGTCTGTCGGAAGTTTACTATAAAATGGGCAACTCTTTTGGGCCTCAGAACTTGCAAGAGGTAAAAGCTGTCGAGGCCGCCGGAAAACAATAAAATTCCCTCGTCGACGCTCTGCTCCCGAGTGTCCCTCATGACGATCCCCCAAGAGCTCGTCCAGAAGACAGTCGAGGCGATAAGGGGTTTAGCTAAGGAGGCAGTCAAGAAGAAGAACAAAGAAGTTATAAAAATTATGCACGTGTGCGGGACCCACGAACACACGGTAACCCACAACGGCTTGAGGTCCTTAATGCCCCCAGAGGTGGAGCTCATAGCCGGCCCCGGGTGCCCGGTCTGCGTGACCCCCGCTGCGGCGGTGGACGCGCTCATAGACCTCTCCTTGAGCGGGGTTAGGGTCTACGCCTACGGGGACGTCTACAAGCTCCCGGGGACAAAGGGCTCTCTGGCGGTGGCCAAGGCGAGGGGAGGGGACGTCAAGGTCGTTTACGGCTTCTTGGACGCTATAAGGGACGCCAAGCAGTACGGGAAGGAGGCGGTGTTCTTCGGAGTAGGGTTCGAGACCACGGTAGTCACCGTGGCCGGGCCGATATACGACGGCAGGGTGCCGAAGAACTTGAAGGTGCTCTCCGCCTACTTGCTCACCGCCCCCGGGCTCAAGAGGGCTATAGAGGCCCACGAGGCCACCGGGATACCGCTGGACGGCATAATAGCCCCCGGCCACGTGTCCAGCGTAATAGGCGCGAACGCTTGGAAGTACTTGCCGGAGGAGTTCGGCTTCCCGACCGTGGTGGCCGGGTTCGAGGCGTACGACTACTTGCTCGCCGTAGCGGAGATACTTAGGCAAATAGTTAGGGGAGAGGCCAAGCTAGTGAACGAGTACTCTAGGGTGGTGAGGCCGGAAGGCAACGTTACTGCTTGGAGGAAGGTGATGGAAGTATTCGACGTGGTGGACGCGTATTGGAGGGGGATAGGGGTGTTGCCGGAGAGCGGGCTGGCCTTCAAGGAGAAGTACAAGGACTACGACGCTGCAGCGGAATACGGGATAGAGATCAAGCCGACTGAGAGGGAGCTGCCCCCGGGCTGCAAGTGCGCGGAGATAAACTTGGGCATAGCGAAGCCCACGGACTGTCCGTACTTCAAGACCCGCTGTACGCCCACCACCCCCATAGGGCCTTGCATGGTGAGCGACGAGGGGACTTGCTCCATATGGGCTAGGTTCGGCGGAGGAGGGCTGGTGGAGGAGCTGGCGAGGCTGGCCGGGATAGAGTGAGAGGCCCTCCGACTGGCCTTTCGCTCCTCACCTCTCGGGCGCGGAACTGGTCTTCATCGGGGCTCCTTGGGCAAGGCATAAACCTTCCCCTTGTACTCTATTACGTAAACCTCCTCCCCCAGCTCCAAGTCCGGCGGGCCCTCCGCCTCCACCACCTCGCCCCCGACGTTCACCTTCAAGGGGTTCTCGCTCTCAACCGTGCCCACCTTCAAGTACACCTCGTCCAAGTACTTTATCTTCCCGCTCTTCCTCAGTTGCCACCACTCGTCCGTGGGAAGCTTGAGCTCCTTGTCGCTGTGGAGCAAATACAAGGAGAACTTCCCCTTGTTGAACCCCTCGAATATGGCCGGTTCGCCGAAGAAGAGCAAGCCCTCGCCGCCCTTCAGCTTGGGGAGCCTTACGCTTATCGTCAGCCTCGTCCTCACCTTCCCGTCCTTCCTCATTCCCACGACACTATAGCTCTCTATTATCTTGGCCCCCATGTTGAACCTCATCAGCTGCGCGGCTCTCTTGGCGACCTCTTTACTCACCAATAACACGTCCAAGCCGTTCTTCTGGTCCACTAACTCCACCACGTCCTCCCCGCTCCCAGCCTTAGCGAAGAGCTCCCCGGCGGTCCTCAGCTCTTCTAGCGTAACCCTGCCGGACTCGGAGCGTATCTGCAAGACCGCGTCGTAGTCCTTCCCGCTCTTCATCAAGCACTTGGGACACGGCTTCTTCTCTACATCCAGCGGGACGGTCAAGGTCTGAACAGTCTTAGCCCCCTTGACGATTACCTCCGCAGTGACTTCGGCGAAATACTTCCCGCCCCTCCTCCTAACCACCTCTACGGAGAGGAGCTCCGCCCCCTCCGCCGGGGGGACGGGCCTCAGGCCCTCCTCCACCATCCTGTGGGCTAACATCCTAATGGTCTCCTCCACGTCCCCCGTGCCCTTGACCCAAGAGTTGTCCACTAGGTAGGAGGAGCACACGGGGCACACCACCAACTTCCTCTTGCTCTTAACCTCGAAGAGGGGTCTTTCCTCCGTTAGACACTTCAAGCACAAGCCGTCCACTATCGGGTTGTCGGGGGCCTCCAGCGCCCCGCACTTGACGCAGAACCTCCTACGCCTCCTTCCCATTCTTCCCATTCCCGCGCCCGTCCGACTTCCCACAAGTTCATCCTTTATAAGGAAAGCACGTCAGCCACTCCTCCACAGAGGGCTTGACCGCGTGGGTAGCGACCAGCGAGTCCAAGTTCAACGGCAAGGGCTTGCATACTTTTATCTCCTTGACGTCGTAGTTCCTATTCAGTACTATTCCGTCCTTAGTAAGGAACGCCGCCGGCCCGCCCAAGGCCTTTACCCGCCCGTAGTCCGGCGTCACGGACTTGCTGACGTAGTTGCAAGTGAGCAAGGGCTCGTCGGAGTCGTTCACCAAGACGTGGGCCATCCCCTCCGGCACCTTAACCACGTCGCCCTCCTTCAGTTCGACCACGTAGACCCTCTCGAGATCGTGTAACAAGAACTTCCCCCTCCCCCGGAGGACGCAGTAGACCTCCGGCCAAGGTTTCCCCCAAGGGCCCTCCGGGTGGAAGTGGCCGTGGGTGCGGTAGAACTCGCCGTCCGGGAGGGCGCCGGGGTAGAGCACGGTCACGTCCGCCCTCAAGTCGTACTGGTGAACGGGCTCCACGTCCCTAAACACCTTGTAAACTACTTCCTCCCCCTCCACGGGGGAGAGGGTCACCCCGTTGAGGTCTTTTACCCTCCTTACTTGAGCTTTCCTCATGCCCAGTTGAGTGATCATAAAATCGTCCGCGAGGACGTTCAAGGCCTTTGCCCCCGCGTCTTCAAGTCCACGTCTTAAGCGCCTTAACTCCGGGCCCCCGGGTGGAGGCTTCGGGGAAGCTCAGAGCTTACTTGGAACTGGTTAGGGCCCACAACCTCTTGGGCACGGTATTGGGCGTCATAGCCGGCGCGGCGCTCCTCGGCGAGGTGAACGTCGCGGCCGCGATAGCCTCCGCGAGCGCCGCCGCCGTGGCGGCCGGGGGGTACGCGATAAACGACTACTTCGACGTGGAGATAGACAAAGTAAACAAGCCGGAGAGGCCCATACCCAGCGGGAGGGTGGGGGCCGAAGAGGCTAGGAAGCTGGCCTTGGCTTTGTTGGCCTTGGGCCCGCTCCTAGGCCTCGCCGTGGGCCCCCTCACCGGCGCCTACGCCGCCCTCAACGCGGTCTTGATGTACTACTACTCCAAGTCTCTCAAGAAGACCGGCCTGCCGGGGAACTTGGCGGTCTCCTTCTCCACCGCCTCCACCCTGCTGTACGGCTCCCTAGCTACGGCCGAGTGGGCCGGGGAGGTGGCGCGGGTTCTGAGGACTATTCCTATAATACTCATGGTGTTCTTAATGACGTTGGCGAGGGAGGTAGTGAAAGGGGTTGAGGACTACGTTGGCGACAAGGAGGGCGGAGTGAAGACCTTAGCTGTCGTCAAGGGGCCGGACTTTGCGCTCCGCGCGGCCCTCGCGCTCGCTTGCGCCTCCCTCGCGCTGGCCTACCTCGCGGCCCCCTTGCTCTCCTTGGGCTACGCGTTCTTGGCCTTCGTGACGCTCGGCGGACTCCTCTCCCTCGCCTCCGTGGCCGCGTGCTTGCGCTCTGAGGACCCGGTGAGGTGCGCCGCCAAGCCCCGGAGGGCGATGAAGGTGGCGATGTTTTTGGGACTAATAGGCATCTTGGTCGACAGGCTGGTTCAACCCGTTTTTTATCCTCACGTGCTTCACGCGGGGGGAGAAGAGGGTTGACTAAGGAGGTCATCGTTGTTAGGGACAAACCCGTAAGTGAGTACGTCTTGAACGCGGTGGTCGCATTTAACAGCGGCGCGGAGGAAGTGGAAATAGTGGGCAGGGGGCGCTACATATCGAAGGCCGTGGTCGTGTTCAACAGGCTGAGGGAGAGGTTGGAAGAGACGTTGAAGGTTGTTAACGTGGAGATAGGGAGCGAGGAGAGCAGGCGGGGGAGGCCGGTGGCCTACATCAAGATTCGAGTGACGCAAGGGCTCTGAAGGCCCTCAAGGTGTTGTTGAAGGCCCCCCAGAAGTCCGACTTGGCCAGCTCCATAGCCTCCTCCAGCCTCCGCGTGTATTCTGCTTCCGCCAGCTCCGGGAAGTTCCGCTCCACGTACTCCGCGACCGCGACCCCCTTCTTGGTGCTGACCACGTAGTTGTTGGGCGTTATCACCACATAACCGTGCCTCCTCAAGTTTTCGACAGTCTTCGCGTAGGTGCTCGGCCTGCCCACCCCGCGCTCCTTCATCCACCTTATCACTTCGAACACCTTGGGCAGCTGCACCAGCGAGGCCCTCCTCACCTCGGAAGATACCACCTTAGCCACCTTTTCCAACTTAATATCCTTAGTCTTGATGTTCCAGACCGAGGTCCAGCCCGGCTCCAAGATCTCCGCGACCCACGCGCTCTCGACCCTCTTCCCCGCCACCTCGTACACTACCTTGACCTTCCTGACCTTCGCCTCCTTCATCTGGCTTGCCATAAACCTCCTAAATATCATGTCGTAGAGCCTGAGCGCCTCGAAACTCATCCCGTTGAGGGCGAAGTCGAGCTTGAGGTCCTCCGCGCTCAGCGGCCTCGTGGGCCTTATCGCCTCGTGGGCCCCTCCCTCCCCCCACCTCCTGGGCGCGAACAAGCCCTCGAACTTGGAGGTTATCCACTCCCTCGCCACCGCTATGCCCGCGTCCGACACCCTGGTGGAGTCCGTCCTGTGGTAAGTTATGAACCCCATCTCGAACAAGTCTTGGGCTACCCTCATAGCTCTCGAGGGGTCCAGCCCCAGCTTGGAGGCGTCCTCGAGCATGGTGTCTGTGGTGTAGGGGGGCAAGGGCTTGAGCTCCTCTACCTCCTCCTCTACCTTGAGTATTTTGACCTCTTCGACGGAGGCCAACTTTAAAGCTTCTTCCTTAGTCTTCACGAACAGCCTCAAGGTGTCCCCGTTGGACAAGTGAAGGGTCACCGAGTAGCCCGCGGAGGCCTTCCTGGCCTTGGCCCTCTCTACCACGAACTTGAGCACGGGGCCTTGGACCCTCCCGAGCCCGTGGTTGGGGTCGCCGAAGGCGGCCTTCAACCTCTCGCTCACCGCGAAGCCCACCAGCCTGTCGTCCAACCTCCTAACGATTTGCGACCTAACCGTTCCTTCGTCAACGGTAGTTAGGAAGGAGAGGGCCTCGTGGAGGCCCCTCAAGGTGACCTCGTAGTATTTCATCCTTTTTATGTTGCTGTTGAAGGGGTATATCATAGCCATGACGTCCCAAGCTATCTTCTCCCCCTCCTCGTCCGGGTCGGTGGCCAAGTAGACCTCGTCCACAACCGTCGCGAGCCTCCTCAAGGCCTCCACCACCTTAGAGGAGCTCTCCGCCGGGAGGCCGCACTTGGGGCACCTAGGGTCGGAGGAGGCCCAAGCGAGGTTGCACCTCCTACATCGGTTTATCGGGGCGTAGTAGACCCTCACCGGCTCCCCCAGCTCTACGCCGTAAGTGCCTACCTCGTCCAAGGTGACGTCGAACAAGTGGCCCTTGGTAGCCACTATGAAGGCGAAGAGCGCCTCCCCTCCGAACTCGTGCACTGCTAAGTGGGCGGCCACCCCTCCGACCTCTACCTTCCCCCCTCCGCCCATTATCCTAGCAAAGGTCTTAGCCTTAGTTGGCGACTCTACGACGATTAGCACGTTTTTAGCTTTCACAGGCTTTGGCCCCTTCGGCGTAACTAGCTCTTCCTTGAACTCCACCCG containing:
- the hypD gene encoding hydrogenase formation protein HypD — encoded protein: MTIPQELVQKTVEAIRGLAKEAVKKKNKEVIKIMHVCGTHEHTVTHNGLRSLMPPEVELIAGPGCPVCVTPAAAVDALIDLSLSGVRVYAYGDVYKLPGTKGSLAVAKARGGDVKVVYGFLDAIRDAKQYGKEAVFFGVGFETTVVTVAGPIYDGRVPKNLKVLSAYLLTAPGLKRAIEAHEATGIPLDGIIAPGHVSSVIGANAWKYLPEEFGFPTVVAGFEAYDYLLAVAEILRQIVRGEAKLVNEYSRVVRPEGNVTAWRKVMEVFDVVDAYWRGIGVLPESGLAFKEKYKDYDAAAEYGIEIKPTERELPPGCKCAEINLGIAKPTDCPYFKTRCTPTTPIGPCMVSDEGTCSIWARFGGGGLVEELARLAGIE
- a CDS encoding 60S ribosomal export protein NMD3 gives rise to the protein MGRRRRRFCVKCGALEAPDNPIVDGLCLKCLTEERPLFEVKSKRKLVVCPVCSSYLVDNSWVKGTGDVEETIRMLAHRMVEEGLRPVPPAEGAELLSVEVVRRRGGKYFAEVTAEVIVKGAKTVQTLTVPLDVEKKPCPKCLMKSGKDYDAVLQIRSESGRVTLEELRTAGELFAKAGSGEDVVELVDQKNGLDVLLVSKEVAKRAAQLMRFNMGAKIIESYSVVGMRKDGKVRTRLTISVRLPKLKGGEGLLFFGEPAIFEGFNKGKFSLYLLHSDKELKLPTDEWWQLRKSGKIKYLDEVYLKVGTVESENPLKVNVGGEVVEAEGPPDLELGEEVYVIEYKGKVYALPKEPR
- a CDS encoding glucose-6-phosphate isomerase family protein produces the protein MNVLADDFMITQLGMRKAQVRRVKDLNGVTLSPVEGEEVVYKVFRDVEPVHQYDLRADVTVLYPGALPDGEFYRTHGHFHPEGPWGKPWPEVYCVLRGRGKFLLHDLERVYVVELKEGDVVKVPEGMAHVLVNDSDEPLLTCNYVSKSVTPDYGRVKALGGPAAFLTKDGIVLNRNYDVKEIKVCKPLPLNLDSLVATHAVKPSVEEWLTCFPYKG
- a CDS encoding geranylgeranylglycerol-phosphate geranylgeranyltransferase, with the protein product MEASGKLRAYLELVRAHNLLGTVLGVIAGAALLGEVNVAAAIASASAAAVAAGGYAINDYFDVEIDKVNKPERPIPSGRVGAEEARKLALALLALGPLLGLAVGPLTGAYAALNAVLMYYYSKSLKKTGLPGNLAVSFSTASTLLYGSLATAEWAGEVARVLRTIPIILMVFLMTLAREVVKGVEDYVGDKEGGVKTLAVVKGPDFALRAALALACASLALAYLAAPLLSLGYAFLAFVTLGGLLSLASVAACLRSEDPVRCAAKPRRAMKVAMFLGLIGILVDRLVQPVFYPHVLHAGGEEG
- a CDS encoding DNA/RNA-binding protein, giving the protein MTKEVIVVRDKPVSEYVLNAVVAFNSGAEEVEIVGRGRYISKAVVVFNRLRERLEETLKVVNVEIGSEESRRGRPVAYIKIRVTQGL
- the rgy gene encoding reverse gyrase codes for the protein MIEAVYQRSCPSCGGDVERERLLAGLPCSKCSEPRGLLAWKEVLEEEYEAFANFFKKAYGFELWGPQRAWAKLALSGSDAVLLAPTGTGKSTFLAALSSFLKRKGKRVLYVVPSKSLEEQVKERLAEEVDVITMRRLVRDPRAYRGYDVYIFDDVDSVMKSPKSATALIIALGLEEAVPIVNEMVDIIKKGLSDEGRRGRYEELKGELERLKDKKGSQVIMASATAGGGSLTAKLILSLLGLSPASAPPAIRYVDDVKMFHEDPVEGAAEVVRYFTSEGLKGIVFVHEGFPIEEVERALRERGVAAEVVKSGKLKALKKLEKGELDAVVAYSSRYGVAARGIDMPDVIRFAVFVRPPFKKFDLERGLNNPLTLLRVMKKLEMKEDTVKLFKMLSKLSEVELALLRRAMEEGGELEGFLGDALSALKEMKGKVLERLKGEKVVDKGFVVKDGKVFLLDPKTYLQASGRTSRLTPKGMTHGVSVVVYDDEDLMKAFEESLKDRVEFKEELVTPKGPKPVKAKNVLIVVESPTKAKTFARIMGGGGKVEVGGVAAHLAVHEFGGEALFAFIVATKGHLFDVTLDEVGTYGVELGEPVRVYYAPINRCRRCNLAWASSDPRCPKCGLPAESSSKVVEALRRLATVVDEVYLATDPDEEGEKIAWDVMAMIYPFNSNIKRMKYYEVTLRGLHEALSFLTTVDEGTVRSQIVRRLDDRLVGFAVSERLKAAFGDPNHGLGRVQGPVLKFVVERAKARKASAGYSVTLHLSNGDTLRLFVKTKEEALKLASVEEVKILKVEEEVEELKPLPPYTTDTMLEDASKLGLDPSRAMRVAQDLFEMGFITYHRTDSTRVSDAGIAVAREWITSKFEGLFAPRRWGEGGAHEAIRPTRPLSAEDLKLDFALNGMSFEALRLYDMIFRRFMASQMKEAKVRKVKVVYEVAGKRVESAWVAEILEPGWTSVWNIKTKDIKLEKVAKVVSSEVRRASLVQLPKVFEVIRWMKERGVGRPSTYAKTVENLRRHGYVVITPNNYVVSTKKGVAVAEYVERNFPELAEAEYTRRLEEAMELAKSDFWGAFNNTLRAFRALASLES